The following are from one region of the Streptomyces rubrogriseus genome:
- a CDS encoding zinc-dependent alcohol dehydrogenase, with the protein MSGAVVVEAPGVHRLVPHEPREPGPGEALVRVHAAGICGSDREVYQGNRPEGYVRYPLTPGHEWSGTVARVGAGVPGSLVGRKVVGEGFRNCQVCDRCHAGETTLCTAGYEETGFTQPGAMAPTLTLPARLLHALPDDADLTAAALLEPAACIAAAALKANARPGERVAVVGTGTLGMFAVQFLRAASPAELLVVGTRGDREALSRQFGATDFRTKDRPLTDDFDVVIETAGSADAARTAAALLRRGGRLVLTGIPAPGADGLDPTDLVVRQLEVHTVFGAPPDAWAHTVRVFAAGLLDPRPLVTHELPLAEFSEAIELVGSGDPKVGKVLLHPDALP; encoded by the coding sequence ATGAGCGGCGCCGTCGTCGTCGAGGCGCCGGGGGTGCACCGGCTCGTGCCGCACGAGCCGCGTGAACCCGGCCCCGGCGAGGCGCTGGTGCGGGTGCACGCCGCCGGGATCTGCGGCAGCGACCGCGAGGTCTACCAGGGCAACCGGCCCGAGGGGTACGTGCGTTACCCGCTCACCCCGGGGCACGAGTGGTCCGGGACGGTGGCGCGGGTCGGCGCCGGGGTGCCGGGCTCGCTCGTCGGCCGGAAGGTGGTGGGCGAGGGCTTCCGCAACTGCCAGGTGTGCGACCGCTGTCACGCGGGCGAGACGACGCTGTGCACGGCCGGGTACGAGGAGACCGGGTTCACCCAGCCGGGTGCCATGGCCCCGACGCTGACCCTGCCCGCCCGGCTGCTGCACGCCCTGCCCGACGACGCCGATCTCACCGCGGCCGCCCTTCTGGAGCCCGCGGCCTGCATCGCCGCCGCCGCGCTGAAGGCGAACGCCCGGCCGGGCGAGCGCGTCGCCGTGGTCGGCACGGGCACGCTCGGCATGTTCGCCGTGCAGTTCCTGCGCGCCGCCTCCCCCGCCGAGCTGCTGGTCGTCGGTACGCGCGGGGACCGGGAGGCGCTGTCGCGGCAGTTCGGCGCGACCGACTTCCGGACCAAGGACCGGCCGCTGACGGACGACTTCGACGTCGTGATCGAGACCGCCGGGTCCGCGGACGCCGCCCGCACGGCCGCCGCGCTGCTGCGCCGGGGCGGGCGCCTGGTGCTGACCGGCATCCCGGCGCCGGGCGCCGACGGCCTCGACCCGACCGACCTGGTCGTACGGCAGCTGGAGGTGCACACCGTCTTCGGGGCGCCGCCGGACGCCTGGGCGCACACGGTGCGGGTCTTCGCGGCCGGTCTGCTCGATCCGCGGCCGCTGGTGACGCACGAGCTGCCGCTCGCCGAGTTCTCTGAGGCCATCGAGCTGGTGGGCTCCGGCGACCCGAAGGTCGGCAAGGTGCTGCTGCACCCGGACGCCCTCCCCTGA
- the chvE gene encoding multiple monosaccharide ABC transporter substrate-binding protein: MRNRRAALAAIASAASLALTLSACGQSSEGGSEEDKSGSDGATVGIAMPTKSSERWITDGANVEKELKAKGFETKLVFGEDDPDQQVSQIENMITQGVDALIVAAIDNKSLGNVMQQAKDADIPVISYDRLILGTENVDYYASFDNEKVGELQGGYIVDKLGLKAGKKGPFNIELFAGSNDDNNTRYFFNGAMKVLKPYMDKGQLVVRSKQTDLNQVTTLRWDGGTAQKRMDDLLTSSYRSARVDAVLSPYDGISIGILSALKSDGYGSGSKAMPVVTGQDAEIASVKSIKSGQQTQTVFKDLRELAKVAASMVDAVLNDKKPEVNDTKSYDNGSKVVPAYLLQPVSVDKSNYEKVLVDGGYYSADQLN; encoded by the coding sequence ATGCGCAACCGCAGAGCCGCACTCGCCGCGATAGCCTCCGCCGCCTCGCTCGCCCTCACCCTGTCCGCCTGCGGCCAGAGCAGCGAGGGCGGCAGCGAGGAGGACAAGTCGGGCAGCGACGGCGCCACCGTCGGCATCGCGATGCCGACCAAGTCCTCCGAGCGCTGGATCACCGACGGCGCCAACGTCGAGAAGGAACTGAAGGCCAAGGGGTTCGAGACCAAGCTGGTCTTCGGCGAGGACGACCCGGACCAGCAGGTCTCGCAGATCGAGAACATGATCACGCAGGGCGTGGACGCCCTGATCGTGGCCGCGATCGACAACAAGTCCCTCGGCAACGTCATGCAGCAGGCCAAGGACGCCGACATCCCGGTCATCTCCTACGACCGGCTGATCCTCGGCACGGAGAACGTCGACTACTACGCCTCGTTCGACAACGAGAAGGTCGGCGAGCTGCAGGGCGGCTACATCGTCGACAAGCTCGGCCTGAAGGCGGGCAAGAAGGGCCCCTTCAACATCGAGCTGTTCGCCGGCTCCAACGACGACAACAACACCCGGTACTTCTTCAACGGCGCGATGAAGGTCCTGAAGCCGTACATGGACAAGGGCCAGCTGGTCGTCCGCTCCAAGCAGACCGACCTCAACCAGGTCACCACCCTGCGCTGGGACGGCGGCACCGCCCAGAAGCGCATGGACGACCTGCTCACCTCCAGCTACCGCAGCGCCCGGGTCGACGCGGTGCTCTCGCCGTACGACGGCATCTCCATCGGCATCCTGTCCGCCCTGAAGTCGGACGGCTACGGCTCCGGCAGCAAGGCCATGCCGGTCGTCACCGGCCAGGACGCCGAGATCGCCTCGGTGAAGTCGATCAAGTCGGGCCAGCAGACCCAGACCGTCTTCAAGGACCTGCGCGAGCTGGCCAAGGTCGCCGCGAGCATGGTCGACGCGGTCCTGAACGACAAGAAGCCCGAGGTCAACGACACCAAGTCGTACGACAACGGCTCCAAGGTCGTCCCCGCCTACCTGCTGCAGCCGGTCAGCGTCGACAAGAGCAACTACGAGAAGGTCCTGGTCGACGGCGGCTACTACTCCGCCGACCAGCTCAACTGA
- a CDS encoding SCO2400 family protein: MDYCHPCRRHLNGALACPGCGTPCHELRASDDALTASEVFDRRYGVEPAAADDTAREAPEQKPDDDPDETLDEDPDDATAPGARSSRRDRKAAAHRRRRRRTLLVAAGFVLAAGGLSLAELGMDAPHSPEKPAAAGGETTDGEATREVGEASAVPVGDAPGTTTTTASGTPSPGASASTTVSASASESPADTESPTATGPDSPPASSPPSPDPTGPANPDPSSPESDDDPPPTTTPTPPEPPDPTPTETCDRFLWWCT, from the coding sequence ATGGACTACTGCCACCCGTGCCGACGGCACCTCAACGGCGCCCTCGCCTGCCCGGGCTGCGGCACGCCCTGCCACGAACTCCGCGCTTCGGACGACGCTCTGACGGCAAGTGAGGTGTTCGACCGGCGATACGGGGTCGAGCCTGCGGCGGCCGACGACACCGCCCGGGAAGCCCCGGAGCAGAAGCCCGACGACGACCCGGACGAGACCCTCGACGAGGACCCCGACGACGCCACCGCGCCCGGCGCCCGGTCCAGTCGCCGCGACCGCAAGGCCGCCGCCCACCGCAGGCGCCGCCGCCGGACCCTGCTCGTCGCCGCGGGCTTCGTCCTGGCGGCCGGGGGACTGAGCCTGGCCGAACTCGGCATGGACGCCCCGCACTCCCCGGAGAAGCCGGCCGCTGCGGGCGGCGAGACGACGGACGGCGAGGCGACGAGGGAGGTGGGCGAGGCGTCGGCGGTCCCGGTCGGCGACGCCCCGGGAACGACCACGACCACGGCCTCGGGCACGCCGTCCCCCGGCGCGTCGGCGTCGACAACGGTGTCGGCGTCCGCGTCGGAGTCGCCGGCGGACACGGAGTCCCCGACGGCGACCGGGCCGGACTCCCCACCGGCCTCCAGCCCTCCCTCCCCCGACCCCACCGGTCCCGCGAACCCGGACCCGTCGTCCCCCGAGTCCGACGACGACCCGCCTCCCACGACGACCCCCACCCCGCCGGAGCCCCCGGACCCGACCCCCACGGAAACCTGCGACCGCTTCCTGTGGTGGTGCACGTAG
- a CDS encoding aldose epimerase family protein, whose amino-acid sequence MELSRRTVIASAAAAGVAATAVGGTAHASGGRKPVKELFGKLADGTKVYRWSLENGGTRMKVLSYGGVVQSLEIPDRRGRYANVSLGFDNLEDYVARSPHFGALIGRYGNRIAKGRFTLDGKEYQLSVNDGENSLHGGALGFDYRVWDVEPFTHGSDTGLVLHYTSVDGEMGYPGTLRAKVTYTLTRRGDWRIDYEATTDKATVVNLTSHVYWNLAGEGSGTIEDHELSIAASRFTPTDAGLIPTGELARVSGTPFDFRRAKPIGRDIRDAHPQLVTAKGFDHNWVLDKGITDRPEHIATLRENASGRTLRIATDQPGLQFYSGNFLDGTLTGTGGSLYRQGDALCLETQHFPDSPNQPSFPSTVLRPGQTYRTSTVHSFDA is encoded by the coding sequence ATGGAACTGAGCAGACGAACGGTCATCGCGTCGGCGGCAGCGGCCGGCGTGGCCGCCACCGCGGTCGGCGGCACGGCGCACGCGTCGGGAGGCAGGAAACCCGTGAAGGAACTCTTCGGCAAGCTGGCCGACGGGACGAAGGTGTACCGCTGGTCGCTGGAGAACGGCGGCACGCGGATGAAGGTGCTGTCGTACGGCGGCGTCGTGCAGTCCCTGGAGATCCCGGACCGCCGGGGCCGCTACGCCAACGTCTCGCTGGGCTTCGACAACCTCGAGGACTACGTCGCCCGCAGCCCGCACTTCGGCGCCCTGATCGGACGGTACGGCAACCGCATCGCCAAGGGCCGCTTCACCCTGGACGGCAAGGAGTACCAGCTCTCCGTCAACGACGGGGAGAACTCGCTGCACGGCGGCGCCCTCGGCTTCGACTACCGGGTCTGGGACGTCGAGCCCTTCACCCACGGCTCGGACACCGGCCTGGTGCTCCACTACACCAGCGTCGACGGCGAGATGGGCTACCCGGGCACGCTCAGGGCGAAGGTGACGTACACCCTCACCCGGCGCGGCGACTGGCGCATCGACTACGAGGCCACCACCGACAAGGCCACCGTCGTCAACCTCACCAGCCACGTCTACTGGAACCTGGCCGGCGAGGGCAGCGGCACGATCGAGGACCACGAGCTGTCGATCGCCGCCTCCCGATTCACCCCCACCGACGCGGGCCTGATCCCCACCGGCGAGCTGGCCCGGGTGTCCGGCACGCCCTTCGACTTCCGCCGGGCCAAGCCGATCGGCCGGGACATCCGGGACGCCCACCCGCAGCTGGTCACCGCCAAGGGCTTCGACCACAACTGGGTGCTCGACAAGGGCATCACCGACCGCCCCGAGCACATCGCCACCCTGCGCGAGAACGCCTCCGGCCGCACCCTGCGCATCGCCACCGACCAGCCCGGGCTGCAGTTCTACTCGGGCAACTTCCTCGACGGCACCCTGACCGGCACCGGCGGCTCCCTCTACCGCCAGGGCGACGCCCTGTGCCTGGAGACGCAGCACTTCCCGGACTCGCCGAACCAGCCGTCGTTCCCGTCGACCGTGCTGCGGCCCGGCCAGACGTACCGGACGTCGACGGTGCACTCGTTCGACGCCTAG
- a CDS encoding pyridoxal phosphate-dependent aminotransferase yields the protein MSGNVTSLFRSTAAHSPSMAALTRESGEAAGAGPVDFCIPCNPYFPTPAMFEEMAARLRDIVTYYPSSADTITAELCSLLQLPPQCVAMGNGSTELITWIDHLLVRESLAVPVPTFGRWTDQPMETGKRVDMFPLQEAGGFALDLARYGEFVRARGTRAVVVCNPNNPDGGYLHKQALVQFMDAMADRDLVVIDESFLEFADAEAEPSVVQEAMLRPNVVVLRSLGKNFGLHGIRFGYLVANPALAGRVRAMLPKWNLNSFAEHVVFMLRDHGPEYARSLHQVRRDRLEMAAQLSALPGLTVYPSQGNFLFVRLPVGAEGTAVRDRMLTEHRVLVRECGNKIGSSSRFLRLVVRPQTDVRRLVSGLEQVLYGAGRGAAVPGPATGTGYSSGTAAVDRLMYETNGSGMRAITAQTAGAGAPGLAAAPAPAAGTGMPLPAAVPVAPATAAVPGPAPVPQPVPVPQPVPYPGPVPVPHPAPAPQPMPAPAPAPAPAAAYPPPFGPTPPGVPARGGLTAAQVRGTNGLESVPATGWPNAAGMGQAG from the coding sequence TTGTCCGGCAACGTCACCTCGTTGTTCCGCAGCACCGCGGCGCACAGCCCCTCGATGGCGGCGCTGACGCGGGAGAGCGGCGAGGCGGCGGGCGCGGGACCGGTGGACTTCTGCATCCCCTGCAACCCGTACTTCCCCACCCCGGCGATGTTCGAGGAGATGGCCGCCCGACTGCGCGACATCGTCACGTACTACCCGAGCAGCGCCGACACCATCACCGCCGAGCTGTGCAGTCTGCTCCAGCTCCCGCCGCAGTGCGTGGCGATGGGCAACGGCTCCACGGAGCTGATCACCTGGATCGACCACCTGCTGGTCCGGGAGTCCCTCGCCGTCCCCGTCCCCACCTTCGGCCGCTGGACCGACCAGCCCATGGAGACCGGCAAGCGGGTCGACATGTTCCCGCTCCAGGAGGCCGGCGGCTTCGCCCTCGACCTCGCCCGGTACGGCGAGTTCGTCCGCGCCAGGGGCACCCGGGCCGTGGTCGTCTGCAACCCCAACAACCCCGACGGCGGCTATCTGCACAAGCAGGCGCTGGTGCAGTTCATGGACGCGATGGCCGACCGGGACCTCGTCGTGATCGACGAGTCCTTCCTGGAGTTCGCCGACGCCGAGGCCGAACCCAGCGTGGTCCAGGAGGCGATGCTGCGCCCCAACGTCGTCGTGCTGCGCAGCCTCGGCAAGAACTTCGGACTGCACGGCATCCGCTTCGGCTACCTGGTCGCCAACCCGGCGCTCGCGGGCCGGGTGCGCGCCATGCTGCCCAAGTGGAACCTCAACTCCTTCGCGGAGCACGTGGTGTTCATGCTGCGCGACCACGGCCCCGAGTACGCGCGGAGCCTGCACCAGGTGCGCAGGGACCGCCTGGAGATGGCCGCCCAGCTGTCCGCGCTGCCCGGCCTGACCGTCTACCCCTCCCAGGGCAACTTCCTCTTCGTCCGGCTTCCCGTCGGCGCGGAGGGCACCGCCGTGCGGGACCGCATGCTCACCGAGCACCGGGTGCTGGTCCGGGAGTGCGGCAACAAGATCGGTTCGTCCAGCCGCTTCCTGCGTCTCGTGGTGCGCCCCCAGACGGACGTGCGTCGCCTGGTGTCCGGCCTGGAACAGGTGCTCTACGGGGCCGGGAGGGGGGCCGCCGTGCCCGGGCCGGCCACCGGGACCGGCTACAGCTCGGGCACGGCGGCGGTGGACCGCCTGATGTACGAGACCAACGGCTCCGGCATGCGCGCGATCACCGCCCAGACCGCCGGTGCCGGTGCCCCGGGGCTCGCCGCCGCTCCGGCCCCCGCCGCCGGCACCGGCATGCCGCTCCCCGCCGCGGTGCCGGTGGCTCCGGCGACGGCCGCCGTGCCCGGCCCCGCGCCGGTGCCCCAGCCGGTGCCGGTCCCCCAGCCGGTGCCGTATCCCGGGCCGGTGCCGGTCCCCCACCCGGCACCGGCCCCGCAGCCCATGCCGGCCCCGGCTCCGGCACCCGCCCCGGCCGCCGCGTACCCGCCGCCGTTCGGGCCCACCCCGCCCGGCGTCCCGGCCCGCGGCGGTCTCACGGCCGCCCAGGTCAGGGGCACCAACGGCCTGGAGTCGGTCCCGGCGACGGGCTGGCCGAACGCGGCCGGGATGGGTCAGGCGGGCTGA
- the mmsB gene encoding multiple monosaccharide ABC transporter permease encodes MSTDVTAKTPAPAPPGREGSASGGGLLQLMLDGMRRNMRQYGMLMALGLIVVLFAVWSDGDLLLPRNVSNLVLQNSYILILAIGMMLVIIAGHIDLSVGSLTAFVGATAAVLMVNHDLPWPVAVILCLAIGAAAGAVQGFFIAYLGIPSFIVTLAGMLLFRGLTEIFLKGQTLGPFPKDLQKIANGFLPEVGPNTNYHNLTLLLGFALIAFVVYQEVRDRKRQLEFSLDVPPLKLFLLKLVALVAAVLVVTLLLASYKGAPIVLLILGVLVVGFGYLMRNAIIGRHIYAIGGNLPAAKLSGVKDKKVTFLVFLNMGMLAALAGLVFAARFNAASPKAGLNFELEAIAASFIGGASMSGGVGTVLGAIIGGLVLGVLNNGMNLVGIGTDWQQVIKGAVLLAAVGFDVWNKRRVGS; translated from the coding sequence ATGAGCACGGACGTGACCGCCAAGACCCCGGCACCGGCGCCGCCCGGCAGAGAGGGCTCGGCCTCCGGCGGCGGGCTGCTGCAGCTGATGCTCGACGGCATGCGCCGCAACATGCGCCAGTACGGCATGCTGATGGCCCTCGGCCTGATCGTGGTGCTGTTCGCGGTGTGGTCGGACGGCGACCTGCTGCTGCCGCGCAACGTCTCCAACCTGGTGCTGCAGAACAGCTACATCCTGATCCTCGCGATCGGCATGATGCTCGTCATCATCGCGGGCCACATCGACCTGTCGGTGGGTTCGCTGACCGCCTTCGTCGGCGCGACGGCCGCCGTCCTGATGGTCAACCACGACCTGCCCTGGCCGGTGGCGGTGATCCTCTGCCTGGCCATCGGCGCCGCCGCCGGTGCCGTGCAGGGCTTCTTCATCGCCTATCTCGGCATACCGTCGTTCATCGTGACCCTCGCGGGCATGCTGCTCTTCCGCGGTCTGACCGAGATCTTCCTCAAGGGCCAGACCCTCGGCCCGTTCCCCAAGGACCTGCAGAAGATCGCCAACGGCTTCCTGCCCGAGGTCGGCCCGAACACCAACTACCACAACCTCACCCTGCTGCTGGGCTTCGCCCTGATCGCCTTCGTGGTGTACCAGGAGGTCCGCGACCGCAAGCGGCAGCTGGAGTTCTCCCTCGACGTCCCGCCGCTCAAGCTGTTCCTGCTCAAGCTGGTCGCGCTGGTCGCCGCGGTCCTCGTGGTCACGCTGCTGCTGGCCAGCTACAAGGGCGCGCCGATCGTGCTGCTCATCCTGGGCGTGCTGGTGGTCGGCTTCGGCTACCTGATGCGCAACGCGATCATCGGCCGCCACATCTACGCCATCGGCGGCAACCTGCCCGCGGCCAAGCTGTCGGGCGTGAAGGACAAGAAGGTCACCTTCCTGGTCTTCCTGAACATGGGCATGCTCGCGGCCCTGGCGGGTCTGGTCTTCGCCGCCCGCTTCAACGCGGCCTCGCCCAAGGCGGGTCTCAACTTCGAGCTGGAGGCCATCGCCGCCTCGTTCATCGGCGGCGCGTCGATGAGCGGCGGTGTCGGCACGGTCCTCGGCGCGATCATCGGCGGCCTGGTCCTGGGCGTGCTCAACAACGGCATGAACCTCGTCGGCATCGGCACCGACTGGCAGCAGGTCATCAAGGGCGCGGTGCTGCTGGCGGCGGTCGGGTTCGACGTCTGGAACAAGCGCAGGGTCGGTTCGTAA
- a CDS encoding mandelate racemase/muconate lactonizing enzyme family protein, which produces MRITGISTHVVGTPWRNLTYVQVHTDEGLTGVGETRMLGHTDALLGYLKEAEANHILGSDPFAVEDLVRRMKYGDYGRAGEIVMSGIAVVEMACWDIKGKALGVPVWQLLGGKVTDKVKAYANGWYTTERTPEAYHKAAQGVMERGYRALKIDPFGTGHFELDQQQTNYAVSLIEAVRDAIGPDAELMLEMHGRFSPSTAVRLARELAPFKPAWLEEPVPPENLKALKKVAEKVDIPVATGERIHDRIEFRELFEDQSVDVIQPDVGHIGGIWETRKLAATAETHYTLVAPHNVGGPVLTAASLQVGFTSPNFKILEHFNDFADAEIKKVVKGAPRVDPEDGCFHLSDAPGLGVELDTDAAAEFPQQQARFDLWAEGWEKRAPKGTGA; this is translated from the coding sequence GTGCGCATCACCGGAATCAGCACACACGTGGTCGGGACGCCGTGGCGCAACCTGACCTACGTCCAGGTGCACACCGACGAGGGCCTCACCGGAGTCGGCGAGACCCGGATGCTGGGGCACACCGACGCGCTCCTCGGCTACCTGAAGGAGGCCGAGGCCAACCACATTCTCGGTTCCGACCCGTTCGCTGTCGAGGATCTGGTCCGCCGCATGAAGTACGGCGACTACGGCCGCGCGGGCGAGATCGTGATGTCCGGCATCGCGGTCGTCGAGATGGCGTGCTGGGACATCAAGGGCAAGGCCCTCGGTGTCCCGGTGTGGCAGCTGCTGGGCGGAAAGGTCACCGACAAGGTCAAGGCCTACGCCAACGGGTGGTACACCACCGAGCGGACGCCGGAGGCGTACCACAAGGCCGCGCAGGGGGTCATGGAGCGCGGCTACCGGGCGTTGAAGATCGACCCGTTCGGCACCGGGCACTTCGAGCTGGACCAGCAGCAGACGAACTACGCGGTCTCCCTGATCGAGGCCGTGCGGGACGCCATCGGGCCGGACGCCGAGCTGATGCTGGAGATGCACGGCCGGTTCTCGCCCTCCACCGCCGTCCGGCTCGCCCGCGAACTGGCGCCGTTCAAGCCGGCCTGGCTGGAGGAGCCGGTCCCGCCGGAGAACCTCAAGGCGCTGAAGAAGGTCGCCGAGAAGGTCGACATCCCGGTCGCCACCGGTGAGCGCATCCACGACCGGATCGAGTTCCGCGAGCTGTTCGAGGACCAGTCGGTGGACGTCATCCAGCCCGACGTCGGCCACATCGGCGGCATCTGGGAGACCCGGAAGCTGGCCGCGACCGCCGAGACGCACTACACGCTGGTCGCCCCGCACAACGTCGGCGGCCCCGTGCTCACCGCGGCCTCCCTCCAGGTCGGGTTCACCTCCCCGAACTTCAAGATCCTCGAGCACTTCAACGACTTCGCCGACGCGGAGATCAAGAAGGTCGTCAAGGGCGCGCCGCGGGTGGACCCGGAGGACGGGTGCTTCCACCTCTCCGACGCGCCGGGTCTCGGCGTCGAGCTGGACACCGACGCGGCGGCCGAGTTCCCGCAGCAGCAGGCCCGGTTCGACCTGTGGGCCGAGGGCTGGGAGAAGCGCGCCCCCAAGGGGACCGGGGCATGA
- the mmsA gene encoding multiple monosaccharide ABC transporter ATP-binding protein: MAGPVLEMRSIVKTFPGVKALSDVTLTVRQGEVHAICGENGAGKSTLMKVLSGVHPHGSYEGDVLFEGDTCRFKDIRASEQHGIVIIHQELALVPYLSIAENIFLGNEHAKRGLINWNDTLRHAAELLRRVGLDEHPETRVADIGVGKQQLVEIAKALSKKVKLLILDEPTAALNDEDSGKLLDLILQLKEQGITSIIISHKLNEIRRVADSVTIIRDGRSIETLDVKAAETTEDRIISGMVGRDLENRFPDRTPHQPEQGTAPALEIRNWTVHHPIDQQRKVVDDVSIEVRRGEIVGIAGLMGAGRTELAMSVFGRTYGRHAGGTVLRDGREIRTKTVPEAVGHGIAYVTEDRKHYGLNLIDTINRNISLTALGKVSKRGVVDEHGERQVAEDYRKSMNIKAPTVFEPVGKLSGGNQQKVVLSKWIFAGPEVLILDEPTRGIDVGAKYEIYTVIDRLAAEGKAVVFISSELPELLGMCDRIYTMAAGRLTGEFSRAEASQEALMRQMTKDKQDQKSRKDEEVSR; this comes from the coding sequence ATGGCGGGACCCGTCCTGGAAATGCGCTCGATCGTCAAGACCTTTCCCGGTGTCAAAGCGCTGTCGGACGTCACGCTCACCGTTCGCCAGGGCGAGGTCCACGCCATCTGCGGGGAGAACGGCGCCGGCAAGTCGACCCTGATGAAGGTGCTCTCCGGAGTCCACCCGCACGGCAGTTACGAAGGTGACGTCCTCTTCGAGGGCGACACCTGCCGGTTCAAGGACATCCGGGCGAGCGAGCAGCACGGCATCGTGATCATCCATCAGGAACTGGCCCTGGTGCCGTACCTGTCGATCGCGGAGAACATCTTCCTCGGCAACGAGCACGCCAAGCGCGGGCTGATCAACTGGAACGACACCCTCAGGCACGCCGCCGAACTGCTGCGCCGGGTCGGTCTCGACGAGCACCCGGAGACCCGGGTCGCCGACATCGGCGTGGGCAAGCAGCAGCTGGTGGAGATCGCCAAGGCGCTGTCGAAGAAGGTGAAGCTGCTCATCCTCGACGAGCCCACGGCGGCGCTCAACGACGAGGACAGCGGCAAACTCCTCGACCTGATCCTTCAGTTGAAGGAGCAGGGCATCACCTCGATCATCATCTCGCACAAGCTGAACGAGATCCGCCGGGTCGCCGACTCGGTCACCATCATCCGCGACGGGCGCTCCATCGAGACGCTCGACGTGAAGGCGGCCGAGACGACCGAGGACCGGATCATCAGCGGGATGGTCGGCCGTGACCTGGAGAACCGCTTCCCGGACCGGACCCCGCACCAGCCGGAGCAGGGCACGGCCCCGGCCCTGGAGATCCGCAACTGGACCGTGCACCACCCCATCGACCAGCAGCGCAAGGTCGTCGACGACGTCTCGATCGAGGTCCGGCGCGGTGAGATCGTCGGCATCGCGGGACTCATGGGCGCCGGCCGCACCGAGCTGGCGATGAGCGTCTTCGGCCGCACCTACGGCCGGCACGCGGGCGGCACCGTCCTCAGGGACGGCAGGGAGATCCGCACGAAGACCGTCCCGGAGGCGGTCGGACACGGGATCGCCTACGTCACCGAGGACCGCAAGCACTACGGCCTCAACCTCATCGACACCATCAACCGGAACATCTCGCTGACCGCGCTGGGCAAGGTCTCCAAACGGGGCGTGGTCGACGAGCACGGCGAGCGGCAGGTCGCCGAGGACTACCGCAAGTCGATGAACATCAAGGCGCCGACCGTCTTCGAGCCGGTCGGCAAGCTGTCCGGCGGCAACCAGCAGAAGGTCGTCCTGAGCAAGTGGATCTTCGCGGGTCCCGAGGTGCTGATCCTGGACGAGCCCACCCGCGGTATCGACGTGGGCGCCAAGTACGAGATCTACACGGTCATCGACCGCCTGGCGGCCGAGGGCAAGGCGGTCGTGTTCATCTCCTCCGAGCTGCCGGAACTGCTCGGCATGTGCGACCGCATCTACACGATGGCCGCGGGACGGCTGACCGGTGAGTTCTCGCGGGCCGAGGCCTCGCAGGAGGCGCTGATGCGGCAGATGACGAAGGACAAGCAGGACCAGAAGTCCCGGAAGGACGAAGAGGTAAGCCGATGA
- a CDS encoding GNAT family N-acetyltransferase gives MLPDDWHLTHDVDDFLGRAGGFLSSRPALHNTPLTDIEKLRSRGAAGQDTDAGVFGRLEAGGEVRAIFYLTPRGRLGLTPLSGEQTDTLAARLAGLGHSPADVVADRDTAGAFAASWRRHTGAVPELFWRTRLHRLGTLTAPRPSPEGRGRVTSGEDRAHVVRWCREFCVDVGEQHSIDLIDAGSWDDSRFGDRHFTLWETPQGTPVAMAAATPVVGGMVRVDPVYTPAHLRGRGYAGAVTAEVSGAALAAGATDVVLFTDPDNPTSNALYRRIGYVHVADFAGYRFAPSARR, from the coding sequence ATGCTTCCGGACGACTGGCATCTCACTCACGACGTCGACGACTTCCTCGGCCGAGCCGGCGGGTTCCTGTCCTCGCGCCCCGCCCTGCACAACACGCCGCTGACGGACATCGAGAAACTGCGGAGCCGCGGGGCGGCCGGGCAGGACACCGACGCCGGTGTCTTCGGCCGGCTCGAGGCAGGAGGCGAGGTGCGGGCGATCTTCTATCTCACTCCGCGGGGCCGGCTGGGCCTCACGCCCCTCTCCGGGGAGCAGACCGACACCCTCGCCGCCCGCCTGGCCGGCCTCGGCCACTCCCCCGCCGACGTCGTCGCGGACCGCGACACCGCCGGTGCCTTCGCCGCGTCGTGGCGGCGGCACACGGGCGCGGTTCCGGAGCTCTTCTGGCGGACGCGTCTCCACCGTCTCGGCACGCTCACCGCGCCGCGGCCGTCCCCGGAGGGCCGGGGGCGCGTCACGAGCGGCGAGGACCGTGCGCACGTCGTCCGCTGGTGCCGTGAGTTCTGCGTCGACGTCGGGGAGCAGCACTCCATCGACCTGATCGACGCCGGCTCCTGGGACGACTCGCGCTTCGGCGACCGGCACTTCACGTTGTGGGAGACCCCGCAGGGCACCCCCGTGGCGATGGCGGCCGCGACCCCGGTCGTCGGCGGCATGGTCCGGGTGGACCCCGTCTACACCCCTGCCCACCTCCGCGGCCGCGGCTACGCCGGAGCCGTGACGGCCGAGGTGAGCGGAGCCGCGCTGGCCGCGGGGGCGACGGACGTGGTCCTGTTCACGGACCCGGACAACCCCACCAGCAACGCCCTCTACCGGCGCATCGGGTATGTCCACGTCGCCGACTTCGCGGGGTACCGGTTCGCCCCGTCTGCGCGTCGGTGA